A part of Aegilops tauschii subsp. strangulata cultivar AL8/78 chromosome 2, Aet v6.0, whole genome shotgun sequence genomic DNA contains:
- the LOC109761251 gene encoding sugar transport protein MST1: protein MAGGGFAVADAPSGDYGGGITFSVVVTCLMAASGGLIFGYDIGISGGVTAMESFLEEFFPGVLRRMAAARRDQYCVYDSHVLTAFTSSLYLAGLVASLAAGRVTRAVGRQAVMLAGGAFFFAGAAVNAAAVNIAMLIVGRMLLGFGIGFTNQAAPVYLAETAPAKWRGAFTTGFQLFLGIGNLAANLTNYGAARIPRWGWRLSLGLAAVPAAVIFVGALLIPDTPSSLIVRGRVEQARAALRRVRGPKADVDAELEDVARAVGVARSNEQGAFRRILGREYRPHLVMAVAVPLFQQLTGVIVIAFFSPVLFQTAGFGSNAALMGAVILGAVNLGSALVSVATVDRYGRRPLFLAGGLVMIMCQVAVAWIMGSQIGRDGESAMARKYSVAVLALTCVFSASFGWSWGPLTWVIPGEIFPVEVRSAGQGISVAVNLGATFVLTQTFLSMLCSFKYATFIYYAAWVAVMTAFVVAFLPETKGVPLEAMGAVWARHWYWGRFVKVQQPAKNTDALIN, encoded by the exons ATGGCTGGTGGAGGGTTCGCCGTGGCCGATGCCCCGTCGGGCGACTACGGCGGCGGCATAACCTTCTCCGTCGTGGTCACCTGCCTCATGGcagcctccggtggcctcatctTCGGCTATGACATCGGCATCTCAG GCGGCGTGACGGCGATGGAGTCATTCCTGGAGGAATTCTTCCCGGGCGTGCTCAGACGgatggcggcggcgcggcgggaccagTACTGCGTCTACGACAGCCACGTGCTCACGGCGTTCACGTCGTCGCTGTACCTGGCGGGGCTGGTCGCGTCGCTCGCGGCTGGCCGGGTCACCAGGGCGGTCGGGAGACAGGCAGTCATGCTAGCTGGCGGCGCGTTCTTCTTCGCCGGCGCCGCCGTGAACGCCGCAGCAGTGAACATTGCCATGCTCATCGTCGGCCGTATGCTGCTCGGCTTCGGCATCGGCTTCACCAACCAG GCGGCGCCGGTGTACCTGGCGGAGACGGCGCCGGCCAAGTGGAGGGGCGCCTTCACGACGGGGTTCCAGCTCTTCCTTGGCATCGGCAACCTCGCGGCCAACCTGACGAACTACGGCGCCGCGCGCATACCGCGGTGGGGCTGGCGGCTCTCCCTCGGCCTGGCGGCGGTGCCGGCGGCCGTCATCTTCGTGGGCGCCCTGCTCATCCCGGACACTCCCAGCAGCCTCATCGTGCGCGGGCGGGTGGAGCAGGCGCGCGCCGCGCTCCGGCGTGTCCGCGGCCCCAAGGCCGACGTGGACGCCGAGCTGGAGGACGTGGCCCGCGCGGTCGGGGTGGCGCGGTCCAACGAGCAGGGCGCGTTCCGGAGGATCCTCGGGAGGGAGTACCGCCCGCACCTGGTGATGGCCGTGGCGGTGCCGCTCTTCCAGCAGCTCACCGGGGTCATCGTCATCGCCTTCTTCTCGCCGGTGCTGTTCCAGACGGCCGGGTTCGGGAGCAACGCCGCGCTGATGGGCGCCGTCATTCTCGGCGCCGTCAACCTGGGCTCCGCCCTCGTGTCCGTCGCCACCGTGGACCGCTACGGTCGCAGGCCGCTGTTCTTGGCTGGTGGGCTCGTCATGATCATGTGCCAG GTTGCGGTTGCGTGGATCATGGGGTCGCAGATCGGCCGTGACGGCGAGTCCGCGATGGCGAGAAAGTACTCCGTCGCGGTGCTGGCTCTGACGTGCGTGTTCTCGGCGTCGTTCGGGTGGTCGTGGGGTCCCCTGACGTGGGTGATCCCCGGCGAGATATTCCCGGTGGAGGTCCGGTCGGCCGGGCAGGGCATCAGCGTGGCCGTCAACCTCGGCGCCACCTTCGTGCTCACGCAGACCTTCCTCTCCATGCTGTGCAGCTTCAAGTACGCCACGTTCATCTACTACGCGGCCTGGGTCGCCGTCATGACGGCCTTCGTGGTGGCATTCCTGCCGGAGACCAAGGGGGTGCCCCTCGAGGCCATGGGCGCGGTCTGGGCGCGGCACTGGTACTGGGGACGCTTCGTCAAGGTGCAGCAGCCAGCCAAGAACACCGACGCGCTCATAAACTGA